The following proteins come from a genomic window of Edaphobacter sp. 4G125:
- a CDS encoding N-acetylmuramoyl-L-alanine amidase, producing MTETHTSILKAALSLLIGGLHCAALAQGTPRPVPAPATPGVTATPQPAPPRPLPAFYRNLVVLDPAHGGPDAGAQLANSAVEKNVTLTFAQRLRPALTAQGFTVVMTRDSDPANEIPTDQRAGIANHDRPIACIVIHASSTGTGVHLISSSLPEGNPSLNRVLPWSQAQAAVLPMSLRLANEVGLALDAAHVPVLLLRASVPPIDNLICPSVAIEIAPLKSSGNTTAPTDVAYQQRIINAIATGLASFRTHNAPSPTDSGSGPHAGATQ from the coding sequence GTGACTGAAACTCACACCTCCATCCTCAAAGCCGCGCTTTCTCTTCTGATTGGAGGATTGCACTGCGCGGCCCTTGCGCAGGGAACGCCGCGGCCAGTTCCTGCTCCGGCGACTCCAGGCGTGACGGCGACTCCCCAGCCAGCGCCTCCAAGACCCCTACCGGCCTTTTATCGCAATTTAGTCGTTCTTGATCCGGCCCATGGAGGACCCGATGCAGGAGCGCAACTGGCCAACAGCGCGGTAGAAAAAAACGTAACGCTGACGTTCGCACAACGACTTCGCCCCGCGCTTACAGCCCAAGGGTTTACGGTAGTAATGACTCGAGACTCCGATCCTGCCAATGAAATTCCAACGGACCAACGCGCAGGAATCGCGAACCACGACCGTCCCATTGCGTGCATCGTGATTCATGCAAGTTCCACGGGTACAGGCGTTCATCTGATCTCTTCTTCCCTTCCCGAAGGAAACCCTTCGCTCAATCGGGTGCTTCCCTGGAGTCAGGCACAAGCCGCTGTTCTACCGATGAGCCTGCGCCTGGCGAATGAGGTTGGCCTCGCTCTCGATGCAGCGCATGTCCCCGTGTTGCTTCTTCGTGCGTCAGTTCCCCCGATCGACAATCTGATTTGCCCATCAGTTGCGATTGAGATCGCACCACTGAAATCTTCTGGGAATACAACTGCCCCCACCGATGTGGCCTATCAGCAGCGCATCATCAATGCAATCGCAACCGGACTGGCATCCTTTCGCACGCACAATGCACCGTCTCCCACAGACTCTGGCTCTGGCCCACACGCAGGAGCCACGCAATGA